The Candidatus Bathyarchaeia archaeon DNA segment AAAGACCCAGACATTGTTGGAATGGAAAAAATAAGCCAAGAATACAACCGAACAGCCGAAGAATTCTCACTTGTCGAAATCGAAATGGAAGAAGCCGCGAAAAAACTGAACTCAGCCAAAAAAGCCTTAGAAGAAACTGAACTGACGCTTAAAAGGCTGGAAGAAGTAAAAAACCGCATCGAAGAACTCAAACGAAAAGAAACACAAATACAAACAAACCTATCCAACATTGAAGATGCGTTGCTATCGTTAACGAGAAGGATTGACGAGAAAAAAATCGCCTTAGACAATTTTAAACAGCGCCTATCCGCCATAGAAACACAAATCGAATCATACAAGGCTAAACTCAAAGAAGCAAGCATCGACCCAAACCAATCAACTGAATCCTTACGGCAACAGTTAACAAGCTTTGACGAGCGAATCACCACCTTAAAAGGCGAACAAGAAGCAACACTTAAAGGAATACGCGAAGACCAAAAAAGAATCTCTTCACTCTCCACAGAAAACCGTTGCCCACTTTGCCTGCAAACATTAAACGAAGAATACAAGAATGATTTAATGCGGAGAATTCAAACAGAAAACACTGAAAGACAGCAAACAATAACGCAGCTTCAAAGCGAAATTGAACAGCTGCAACGAATAAAAGCCATAGCCAACAATGCATTTTCTAACATTCAAACACTAACCTTGCAAGCAGATAACATTAGAACAAACATTACCAAAGAAGAAGACGCACTAACCGAATTTTACAAGGAATTCGAAGAAAAACAAAGATTAACGCAAGACTTGCGGCTGCAACTGGAAACTGTAAGAGCAGAAATAAGCATGTTTGACATGTCTGAACTGGAAACTGCAAGAACCCGAAGAGAACAAGCCTTCCGACAATACTACTCTTTAGATTCTGAACTGCGAACCAAAGAGAATCGCAAAAAAGAACTCCTTAGATGTTTAGATGAGATTAAGGAAAGAATTGACCAAGCCCAGCATAAAATTGAACGCATGGAAAAAATAACCAAAGCTGTCGAAATTATCGGCGGCATACGTGAGGCCTACCGAAGCATTCAACCCAAACTGCGAGCTGAATTCGTGAAAGTCCTAAGAAACTTTGTTCAGCAAGTTCTTGACACTCTAGTTGGCGGCGAAGGACCCTTAATAAACGTGCTAATCGACGAGACTTACACGCCGTATGTTAAAAGCGAAAGCGGCGTTGAAAGAGAAGTTTCACACTTGTCCGGCGGCGAAAGAACCTTGCTTGCTTTTGCCTATCGCCTTGGATTGGGACAGTTGATTATGCAGTCGAGGACAGGGCATGGATTAAGCATGCTATTGCTGGATGAGCCAACCGAAAGTCTCGGAAGAGAAGACGGTTCAATAGACCGCCTAGCAGAAGCCATATCACGTTTCAAAGCTATAGAACAAATAATAGCCGTGACGCACAGTGAAGCCTTTGCAGAAAAAGCTGAGCATGTGATAAGGCTTGAGAAAGAAGCTGGCGAAAGTAGAGTGTCAGTCGAAAAATAATTAGAAAAAGAGTGGTTAGCAAGCATAATTGTGTTTTTCTATTCTTGTCCAGCAAGCGTTAATTTGGTAAGCTTCACTGTTGGCGAATAACAGTGCGCACTGTTTCTCAAATCATTGCCTATTATCTCTATTCCATCCTTGAGAAGTTCATAGAAGTTCCCTGAAATAACCGCTCCTTTAATTGGCTGCGCAAGCTCGCCGTTTTCAATAAGGTATCCATGGCTTATTGTAGCGTTTAAATTACCGCTTACGGGATTCGAAAGCCACTCGCCAATAGTTTCTTCCACAAAGACTCCTTTCTTTGTATCTCGAATAATCTCTTCGATGGTTGTCTTTCCCGCTTTTAAGATTAAGTTTGTGGGTGCTGGCTGCGGGTTTATCCAATAGAAGTTTCTGAAGGCGTTTCCAGTTGACTCCACATTGTCTCTGGTGGCTGTGTAGTTATCGTAAATGTAGTTTTTGAGAATGCCTTTTTCTATGATTGGTGTTCTCTGTGTTGGGTGTCCTTCGTCATCGAATGGTTTTGTTCGCCAACCCTTAGGCATTAATCCATCATCAACTATGCTGAGGTCTTCCATGGCTATTTGGGTTCCAACCTTGTTTGCAAGCGGTGACCTGCCCTTCTGAACCCATTCTGCAGTTATTGGACCGTTCAAAATCCATCCGAAAATGTTCGCGAAAATCTGGTTTCTAATAACCACTGCCATTTGACCACTCTTGATAGGCTTGGCTTTAAGGAATTTCACGGCTTTCTCCGCAGCTTTTTCAGCCAACTCCTCAAATTTTGTCTCTTTCCAGAATCGCGTTTCTTGATGTTCATTCCCCGTGCTCTCCATACTGGCTTCTTTCGCTTTCGTTCTCATCCAAACTTCTATGTTGGATTCTCTTCTTTCCGAACTTTCGTTGTAGTTGTTTATGATGGAAACATTAGAAGTTGAGACATTCAAAATTCCACGTGTGGGCTTGACTCTTTTATCATAATTTTTCATTAAATCAATCGCAAGGGTCAGTTTTTCAATGATTTCCTCGTGTTCTAAGCTTTCTAAGGTTTTGTCGTAATATTCTTGTGCTGGTGATTTTCCAAATTTTTTGTTCATGTGCTTCCAGTGCGGGTCTTCGGGTGCTACCTTGGCAATTTTAACCGTTCTCGCTACTATTTCGCTGATTTCTTTCTCGTCCAAAATTGAGGTTGCACACGTCGCGATTTTTCTGCCTAACGCAACTCGCAAGCCTATTCCTACAGATTCAGTTGTCTTCAAACTCTGGATTATTTCGTCAAATTCTACACGGACATTCTTTGTTTTCTGCGCATAAACTTCCACTTCAGTTGCGCCTAATTCTAGTGCTTTTTTAACAGCCAATTCAGCTATTTCCATAATTTCACCTTCCTCCAACCGTCATCTTGCGAACCCTAACATGCGGACCTCCGAAGCCCACAGAGGCTCTTTGTCCATTTTTTCCGCAACCGCCAAAAGCGCTCGTTTGAATGAGCAAGTCATTTCCGACAGCGTCTATGGTTTTTAATGTTTCAAGAATTAAACCGCTGATTACCACGCCTCTAACGGTTTCAGTTAACTCGCCGTTTTTTATGATTTTGGAAGGACCAACGCCGAAAGTGAAGGTTCCCATGCCAACTTCAACTTCGCCGCCGGTGGTTCCTCTTCCTCCGACGTACACTCCAAAGTCCACATCTTCTATAAGCTCTTCAAAAGCGTAATCTTTCGGTTGCATGTAATAGTTTGTTTGTCTAACTATGGGCAAGTTTTCAAAGTCTTGAGCTCTTCCGTTGCCCGTGGATTCCAAGCCAAACTGCGAAGCAGATTCCCTATCCAAAATATAACTTTTCAGAACTCCATTCTCAACGATTACTGTTTTCTTCTTTTTTGTTCCTTCATCGTCAAAGGGATAAAAGTATCCTCCTTCAACCGTGCCTTCGTCAATTATGGTTACGGAGTCGCTTGCCAACTTGACGCCAATTTTGTTCTGAAGCACGGACTCGCCAGTAGACACCAAATCTCCTTCAGACGCGTGCCCAAACGCCTCATGCAACAGTATTCCAAAAACTCTCGGGTCCACAACCACCGGGTAAGTACCTGGAGGCGGAGTTTTCGATTTTGTAGCTTCTATTGCAAGTTTAGAAATGTCTGCTGTAAAAGAGTTCCAGTTCTTGCTTTTTATGAATTCGAAACCTGCGCACATGGATTCGCTGTAGGGCACTCTTTCCATGACTCCGCTAACTTTAGCGACTGATTCGTGAAAAAGACCCACAAGCGCCGTTTCAACATTTACTTTAGCGCCTTCAGAAGACATAAACAGCCTAACATCTCTGGAGCAACCAAGCAATGTCATGCCACTCTTTACTTCATCGCTTATCCACGCGGACTTGTTCGCGTCTAACGCTAACGAAACCTTCTCTTCAGGCGAAACATCAAAAGGATTAACCTTTATTGGGAACTTCACGTTTGTCTCTTCAACCTTAGACTTTCCAAACGGTTTTTTCTCACCTCCCACGGATTTGGCGGCTTTAACAGCGTTTTCTAATGTTTTCTCAAGACTTCTCGGGTTTAAGTCGCTTGTTGACGCGTAACCCACATTTCCTTTTATTG contains these protein-coding regions:
- a CDS encoding SMC family ATPase encodes the protein MKIEIVQLENIRSHVKSTVPFARGFNCLVGGLGCGKSSILYSIDFALFGDPIGRSYDYLLREGANHGKVTVQFIQNGKTYKIIRGLKKRGKGINQDFDELKLFEGENLIASIKSDAIAEQLKAITGLDKELFREIVWVRQEHLKELLDATSRDRQKRLDELFGLSDYEEAWSNLLGYEKEYEGERKALEKDPDIVGMEKISQEYNRTAEEFSLVEIEMEEAAKKLNSAKKALEETELTLKRLEEVKNRIEELKRKETQIQTNLSNIEDALLSLTRRIDEKKIALDNFKQRLSAIETQIESYKAKLKEASIDPNQSTESLRQQLTSFDERITTLKGEQEATLKGIREDQKRISSLSTENRCPLCLQTLNEEYKNDLMRRIQTENTERQQTITQLQSEIEQLQRIKAIANNAFSNIQTLTLQADNIRTNITKEEDALTEFYKEFEEKQRLTQDLRLQLETVRAEISMFDMSELETARTRREQAFRQYYSLDSELRTKENRKKELLRCLDEIKERIDQAQHKIERMEKITKAVEIIGGIREAYRSIQPKLRAEFVKVLRNFVQQVLDTLVGGEGPLINVLIDETYTPYVKSESGVEREVSHLSGGERTLLAFAYRLGLGQLIMQSRTGHGLSMLLLDEPTESLGREDGSIDRLAEAISRFKAIEQIIAVTHSEAFAEKAEHVIRLEKEAGESRVSVEK
- a CDS encoding TldD/PmbA family protein, which translates into the protein MEIAELAVKKALELGATEVEVYAQKTKNVRVEFDEIIQSLKTTESVGIGLRVALGRKIATCATSILDEKEISEIVARTVKIAKVAPEDPHWKHMNKKFGKSPAQEYYDKTLESLEHEEIIEKLTLAIDLMKNYDKRVKPTRGILNVSTSNVSIINNYNESSERRESNIEVWMRTKAKEASMESTGNEHQETRFWKETKFEELAEKAAEKAVKFLKAKPIKSGQMAVVIRNQIFANIFGWILNGPITAEWVQKGRSPLANKVGTQIAMEDLSIVDDGLMPKGWRTKPFDDEGHPTQRTPIIEKGILKNYIYDNYTATRDNVESTGNAFRNFYWINPQPAPTNLILKAGKTTIEEIIRDTKKGVFVEETIGEWLSNPVSGNLNATISHGYLIENGELAQPIKGAVISGNFYELLKDGIEIIGNDLRNSAHCYSPTVKLTKLTLAGQE
- a CDS encoding TldD/PmbA family protein, with amino-acid sequence MKAEKEQIQESELEKILDKAAKLGVSYADARYQNYEYELITVENKTLKTYSSRRLSGVGIRVAIKGNVGYASTSDLNPRSLEKTLENAVKAAKSVGGEKKPFGKSKVEETNVKFPIKVNPFDVSPEEKVSLALDANKSAWISDEVKSGMTLLGCSRDVRLFMSSEGAKVNVETALVGLFHESVAKVSGVMERVPYSESMCAGFEFIKSKNWNSFTADISKLAIEATKSKTPPPGTYPVVVDPRVFGILLHEAFGHASEGDLVSTGESVLQNKIGVKLASDSVTIIDEGTVEGGYFYPFDDEGTKKKKTVIVENGVLKSYILDRESASQFGLESTGNGRAQDFENLPIVRQTNYYMQPKDYAFEELIEDVDFGVYVGGRGTTGGEVEVGMGTFTFGVGPSKIIKNGELTETVRGVVISGLILETLKTIDAVGNDLLIQTSAFGGCGKNGQRASVGFGGPHVRVRKMTVGGR